From Deferrisoma camini S3R1, the proteins below share one genomic window:
- a CDS encoding YHS domain-containing protein has product MRRLGVAFPYLFFGAMVLLVAWSNWSAMKPAMAMRSMEGMEGMEGHGGMQGGMAGAVTDPVCRMQVNPGWGYAETFEGTTFHFCTERCRKLFRADPERYVRERCMVCEAAVDPSTALPSTYLGKTYYLCSAEHRQAFQLDPARYFMHTMWGIPQWMYYVSIAAVLLVSFVCFEGRPARPRRPTPPGPSSDHPDRVDLLRFGVIRRAVRSRAFRAACQLAFVAAFALILVAGLFGDQTPGLNIAPLLTWTIWWCGLVIVLLFAGKAWCYVCPWDAIATWMERLRLWRKTDQGLGLGLPWPRRLRNIWLATALFVGLTWIELGFGVTLSPRATAYLGLGMLVMTIVAVFLFERKSFCRYGCLVGRVSGLYALFAGVEIRARDRKVCRSCASKECVRGSAAAYPCPTFENPARMSVNTYCIQCTECIQACPHDNMTVNLRPWGADLAALGKPAVDEAYLALLMLAITGFHGLTMTPAWPQLLEWLQAGAGMGEMGAFTAGMALIMGLPVLVYAVLVAWSHRIATRGDPNPVSYGSYFVRYAYCVLPIALFYHLSHNLEHLLMEGPKVVRLLSDPLGRGWNLLGTAAWKVPPLVSLDVLWLLQVVLVGVGHVYSLWAAQKISRGLFPDPARARRGQIPILVGMIAFSVFSLWLLKQPMEMRTSAM; this is encoded by the coding sequence ATGAGGCGGCTGGGCGTTGCGTTTCCGTACCTCTTCTTCGGGGCCATGGTCCTTCTGGTGGCCTGGTCCAACTGGAGCGCCATGAAGCCGGCCATGGCCATGCGCTCCATGGAGGGCATGGAGGGCATGGAGGGCCATGGGGGGATGCAAGGGGGGATGGCCGGCGCGGTCACCGACCCGGTGTGCCGCATGCAGGTAAACCCCGGCTGGGGTTACGCCGAGACCTTCGAAGGCACCACGTTCCACTTCTGCACCGAGCGGTGCAGGAAGCTCTTCCGTGCAGACCCCGAGCGGTACGTGCGCGAGCGGTGCATGGTGTGCGAGGCGGCGGTGGATCCCTCCACGGCCCTTCCCTCCACGTACCTGGGCAAGACCTACTACCTGTGCTCGGCCGAGCACCGCCAGGCGTTCCAGCTCGATCCGGCCCGGTACTTCATGCACACCATGTGGGGCATCCCCCAGTGGATGTACTACGTGTCCATCGCGGCGGTGCTCCTGGTCTCGTTCGTGTGCTTCGAGGGCCGGCCGGCCCGGCCGCGACGCCCCACCCCCCCCGGCCCCTCGTCAGACCACCCCGATCGGGTGGACCTGCTGCGGTTCGGCGTGATCCGCCGGGCCGTGCGGTCCCGGGCCTTCCGGGCGGCCTGCCAGCTCGCGTTCGTGGCCGCGTTCGCGCTGATCCTGGTGGCCGGTCTGTTCGGCGACCAGACGCCGGGGCTGAACATCGCGCCGCTGCTCACCTGGACGATCTGGTGGTGCGGGCTGGTGATCGTGCTCCTGTTCGCGGGCAAGGCCTGGTGCTACGTGTGCCCCTGGGACGCCATCGCCACCTGGATGGAGCGGCTGCGGCTGTGGAGGAAGACCGACCAGGGCCTGGGCCTGGGCCTGCCCTGGCCCCGGAGGCTGCGGAACATCTGGCTCGCCACCGCCCTGTTCGTGGGGCTCACCTGGATCGAGCTGGGGTTCGGGGTGACCCTGAGCCCCCGGGCCACGGCCTACCTGGGCCTCGGGATGCTGGTGATGACCATCGTGGCCGTGTTCCTGTTCGAGCGCAAAAGCTTTTGCCGGTACGGGTGCCTGGTGGGCCGGGTGAGCGGGCTGTACGCCCTGTTCGCCGGAGTGGAGATCCGGGCCCGCGACCGGAAGGTCTGCCGTTCGTGCGCGAGCAAGGAGTGCGTCCGGGGCAGCGCCGCGGCCTACCCCTGCCCCACCTTCGAGAACCCGGCCCGGATGTCCGTGAACACCTACTGCATCCAGTGCACCGAGTGCATCCAGGCCTGCCCCCACGACAACATGACCGTGAACCTGAGGCCCTGGGGCGCGGATCTCGCCGCCCTCGGCAAACCCGCGGTGGACGAGGCGTACCTGGCCCTGCTGATGCTCGCCATCACCGGGTTCCACGGCTTGACCATGACCCCGGCGTGGCCCCAGCTTCTGGAGTGGCTCCAGGCCGGGGCGGGCATGGGCGAGATGGGGGCGTTCACTGCGGGCATGGCCCTGATCATGGGGCTGCCGGTGCTCGTGTACGCCGTGCTCGTGGCCTGGTCCCATCGGATCGCCACCCGGGGCGACCCGAACCCGGTCTCCTACGGCAGCTACTTCGTGCGGTACGCCTACTGCGTGCTGCCCATCGCCCTTTTCTACCACCTGTCCCACAACCTGGAGCACCTGCTCATGGAGGGACCCAAGGTGGTGCGCTTGCTCAGCGACCCCCTGGGCCGGGGCTGGAACCTTCTGGGCACGGCCGCGTGGAAGGTGCCCCCGCTGGTCTCCCTGGACGTGCTGTGGCTCCTCCAGGTGGTCCTGGTGGGGGTGGGGCACGTGTACAGCCTGTGGGCCGCCCAGAAGATCAGCCGGGGGTTGTTCCCGGACCCGGCCCGGGCCCGGCGGGGCCAGATCCCCATCCTGGTCGGCATGATCGCCTTCAGCGTGTTCAGCCTGTGGCTGCTGAAGCAGCCCATGGAGATGCGAACCTCGGCGATGTAG